DNA from Acidobacteriota bacterium:
GGCGCCACGATCTCGGGCGAGCACGAAGTTCGAGGCGCCCCGCAGATCCGGGTCGAGGTCGGTGGCGTGCTGGTGCTTCTGCGCGGCAAGCGGCCCGGAGAGGATCCGGCGTCGACCCGGCCGATGCGGGAGTACGAGGGCTACTCCAGCCACGACGAGTGGGGCACGGATCACTTCGGCTTCACCTACCGTGGGGATCTTCTGGACTATTGCGAGGAGTTACGCGGCGAGGGCGCGGAGTTCGCAGTCGAGCCCTGGGAGTTCGCGCCCGGCGTATTGCTCTGCTACCTCGCGGCACCCGACAACGTGAGCATCGAACTGGTTCAGGTGAAGTAGATACCGGGAGAAGAGGATGGACCAGTCGAGCGGGAACGGGCCGTACGTGGGCAAGCGGCTGAGCAGCGGGACCTTCGTCGTCGACGACGCCGTGCTCGCGGACTACTACGGCGGCCTGGAACTCGAACCGCCGACCTCCGGCCTGCTGCCGTCCACGATCGCGAGCGGCCCGGATGGCGACTACTTCCGCGAGATCGCGTTCGCCAACCAGACCGGGCATCTTTGGATGCGCGAGGAGTGGGCGCTCTTGGCGCCGATGAAGGCGGACACCGTCTACAGCGTCGATGGCGACATCTGCGACATCTACGACCGGCGCAACCGCGTCGTCGTCGACTACCGGGTCCGACTCAGCGACGGTGACGGCAGGGAGATCCTGGAGACCCACCATCACCAGAGCTTCCTGCGCGACCAGGAGTACGCCGGCGATGTCGAGCTGCGCGATCCGCGAAAGAAGCCGGGCGCGCGCCGCTTCGACGTGCCGGATGGCGAGAGGTTCGGGGGTCTGGAGCGCACGATCTCGCTTGAGATGTGCGGCCAGTTCTTCCACGGCAACGCGAACTACCACACCGACAAGGAGGCGTCGCGCGAGCTGGGCTTCCAGGACGTCGTGGTCGGCGGCCGGATGACGATGGGCTACGTCGGCCACGTTCTCGAGGAGCGCTTCGGCGAGGCATGGTGGCGTAGCGGTTCCTTCGACCTCAAGTTCACGAACCCGGTGTGGCCGGGCGACACGATCACCGTCAATGGCGTCGTGACCGGCCCGGACCCGGACGACTCGGAACGCACCGCAGCGTTCGTGTGGATCGCCAAGACGGACGGCACGGTGGCGCTCATCGCCCGCGC
Protein-coding regions in this window:
- a CDS encoding VOC family protein, producing the protein MSLTFEHVHIICEDPRASARWYRDMLGATISGEHEVRGAPQIRVEVGGVLVLLRGKRPGEDPASTRPMREYEGYSSHDEWGTDHFGFTYRGDLLDYCEELRGEGAEFAVEPWEFAPGVLLCYLAAPDNVSIELVQVK
- a CDS encoding MaoC family dehydratase, whose protein sequence is MDQSSGNGPYVGKRLSSGTFVVDDAVLADYYGGLELEPPTSGLLPSTIASGPDGDYFREIAFANQTGHLWMREEWALLAPMKADTVYSVDGDICDIYDRRNRVVVDYRVRLSDGDGREILETHHHQSFLRDQEYAGDVELRDPRKKPGARRFDVPDGERFGGLERTISLEMCGQFFHGNANYHTDKEASRELGFQDVVVGGRMTMGYVGHVLEERFGEAWWRSGSFDLKFTNPVWPGDTITVNGVVTGPDPDDSERTAAFVWIAKTDGTVALIARAGVAA